Proteins encoded in a region of the Botrytis cinerea B05.10 chromosome 11, complete sequence genome:
- the Bcmcm10 gene encoding Bcmcm10 — protein sequence MTNNSPSRELIARYQINLNRFLSCIFCYLHIIIVLIMSQGGAEEAQWPPRSPREALLSTPGGRDRLRRYATGFSPTASPSKRRPAVSQTPHATGKDRMKADMYMEEMGGDDEDDEETLQLKLQEIQARLRLKQLQKKNKQSSDSEGEKIERNEQPESYRPASGLLRANSAATNRASSRLAGLGAAELRERQSQRPKSRTEVNVPASPPRRVQPAELPQSPGRVLLGIDKGLKGIDISLKRAPGLRKNLESDFNNSKRTGPFLQRSQSQTGNRIPASQSFNQVERPKSFSERMAAARITDTERQERAARIKKTRSTAFDIDQMQMESFKSNAIELPSHPAPTKEFSREEVLNSLNNSNGELRRHKTTSNLRSIPISSNETSARPLSQGPQSSFDSSRRPEIKNSHEIYAGLRRGSQDSQNSLDTSKRLAFRNGNGSQSSQSSFDTYRSALRNGTEAKFLSRPDSRDRRPDSQDKNTNARSFDNLNRTRSNSNMNKASSDTSDGEASQFEPYSTSHLSKRIIPHQVLTRSLQGKKTFLIPDLLRTVKAPDFAGPEIEEDVVVFATIAAKSAPRAHQDQAKNGGKFMVLTLTDLKWEIELFLFRTAFEKFWKLTPGTVIALLNPGFMPPARGKTDTGKFSLTLSSSDDTILEIGTNRDLGYCKSVKRDGKTCDTWVNTRHTEFCDYHVNLSLTKTHANRMEVNTMSFGPKRNFGGGGTEQKYNSRDMAGYKQRREELKKGEKTKYDRESHSQIYIGKRSAVSLLDDVDFDPDAFHRGSTKEDRMTKQILAQEKERELGRKLGMMGGGLGADYMKRRNPVPLNPQDTMNSDRELSPPDARKLGLIGAKPSVRLSPINKRKRANTIGGVKKKTRFVTAKGIREAGRESLGGPELDIELD from the exons ATGACAAACAACAGTCCCTCACGAGAATTGATAGCACGATATCAGATTAATTTGAACCGCTTCCTTAGCTGCATATTCTGTTACTTGCACATTATTATTGTGCTCATTATGTCCCAAG GCGGTGCTGAAGAGGCCCAATGGCCACCAAGATCTCCCCGAGAAGCGCTATTAAGTACCCCCGGTGGTCGTGATCGATTACGACGATACGCAACAGGATTTTCTCCCACTGCCTCCCCTTCAAAACGACGACCTGCTGTGTCGCAAACACCACACGCTACAGGCAAAGATCGAATGAAGGCCGATATGTATATGGAAGAGATGGGGGGcgacgacgaagacgacGAAGAAACTTTACAGTTGAAACTACAGGAAATTCAAGCGCGACTTCGATTAAAGCAGTTgcaaaagaagaacaagcAAAGTTCGGATTCGGAGGGCGAGAAGATCGAGAGGAACGAGCAACCTGAGAGTTACAGGCCCGCATCGGGTCTTTTGAGAGCAAATTCTGCAGCAACAAATAGAGCGTCCTCGAGATTGGCAGGATTAGGAGCAGCAGAATTAAGAGAGAGGCAATCACAACGCCCAAAATCACGCACTGAGGTTAATGTTCCAGCATCACCACCACGCCGTGTTCAGCCTGCTGAACTTCCACAATCTCCTGGAAGGGTTCTACTTGGTATTGACAAAGGATTGAAAGGAATAGATATTTCGCTCAAGAGAGCACCGGGCTTAAGGAAGAATCTAGAGTCAGATTTCAACAATTCCAAGCGAACCGGGCCATTTCTACAACGAAGTCAGTCACAAACTGGAAATCGCATACCTGCATCACAAAGTTTCAATCAGGTGGAGAGACCGAAATCTTTTAGCGAAAGAATGGCTGCAGCCAGGATTACGGATACTGAGCGACAGGAGAGAGCTGCTCGGATCAAGAAAACTCGCAGCACAGCATTCGATATAGATCAAATGCAGATGGAGTCATTCAAAAGCAATGCAATCGAATTACCTAGCCACCCCGCTCCCACGAAAGAGTTCAGTCGGGAGGAGGTCTTGAATTCTCTCAACAACTCGAATGGGGAATTAAGACGGCATAAAACTACTTCAAATTTACGTTCAATACCAATTAGCAGCAATGAAACAAGTGCCAGGCCACTCTCCCAAGGTCCACAAAGTTCCTTTGATAGTTCGAGACGTCccgaaatcaaaaatagCCATGAAATATATGCTGGCCTGAGAAGAGGCTCACAGGACTCTCAAAACTCACTTGATACCTCGAAACGTTTAGCTTTCAGAAATGGCAATGGTTCGCAGAGCTCTCAAAGTTCATTTGATACGTATCGTTCAGCCTTGAGGAACGGCACTGAAGCAAAATTCTTGAGCAGGCCAGACTCACGTGATAGAAGACCAGACTCACAAGACAAAAATACAAATGCGCGAAGTTTCGATAATTTGAATCGAACGCGGTCCAATAGCAATATGAACAAGGCGTCATCAGACACTTCCGACGGTGAAGCTTCGCAATTCGAACCATATTCTACCTCCCACCTCTCCAAACGAATCATACCCCATCAAGTACTCACTCGAAGCCTTCAGGGAAAGAAAACTTTCCTCATACCCGATTTACTCAGAACTGTAAAGGCCCCTGACTTTGCCGGTCccgagattgaagaagatgtcGTTGTGTTCGCAACGATCGCAGCAAAATCTGCACCACGAGCGCACCAGGACCAAGCTAAGAATGGCGGCAAATTTATGGTTCTTACGCTTACTGATCTCAAATGGGAAATCGAACTTTTTCTCTTCAGAACTGCATTTGAAAAGTTCTGGAAGCTCACACCCGGAACTGTCATTGCCCTCCTCAACCCTGGCTTTATGCCCCCAGCTCGAGGGAAAACTGACACAGGAAAATTCAGCCTTACGCTTAGCTCGAGTGACGACACAATACTTGAAATTGGCACAAACAGGGACCTAGGATATTGCAAAAGCGTCAAAAGAGACGGTAAAACTTGTGATACCTGGGTCAATACACGACACACCGAATTCTGCGACTATCACGTCAATCTTTCCCTCACCAAGACCCATGCAAACCGCATGGAAGTCAATACTATGAGCTTCGGCCCAAAACGTAACTTTGGCGGAGGCGGAACGGAACAAAAATACAACTCTCGGGATATGGCGGGCTATAAGCAACGCCGAGAAGAACTCAAGAAGGGCGAAAAGACAAAATATGACAGAGAAAGTCATAGTCAAATCTACATTGGCAAAAGAAGCGCCGTAAGCTTATTAGACGATGTTGATTTCGACCCTGATGCTTTTCACCGAGGAAGCACAAAGGAAGACCGAATGACGAAGCAAATTCTGGctcaagagaaagaaagggagCTCGGTAGGAAATTAGGAATGATGGGTGGAGGTCTCGGTGCTGATTATATGAAGAGACGCAACCCGGTACCACTCAACCCACAGGATACTATGAATAGCGACAGAGAATTGTCTCCACCGGATGCTAGGAAGCTTGGCCTCATTGGTGCTAAACCTTCTGTTCGATTGAGCCCTATCAACAAGCGTAAGCGAGCCAATACAATTGGCGGAGTTAAAAAGAAGACTCGCTTCGTAACTGCAAAGGGGATTAGAGAGGCAGGAAGAGAAAGTCTGGGTGGTCCAGAACTGgatattgaattggattag